AACGGGCCGtgggccttggtcgcttgatgggCCTGCGGTGTTTGAGCCCGGCTGCTGTTAGCAACTCTGCCTTCTTCGGAGAAACGACTCTCCAGAGATTCAGTTGTCAGAGAGCTGTGGGGAGATTCAGAGAAGCGGAGGAACTCAATCAAGAACGGACAGTAAATAAATCATAACATCTCGACGAACTCGCGGAATTTGCACGGTAAGACGATATATTCGATTTCACGACTGGGCTCATGGAGCTACAAGGTAACTAGAGAGATTCTGCGATAGACAGATGGGAGAACAGGTGACATTGTTCCGGCTACAGCTACTGAACATAAGACATGGCAGACTTCTCCCGTCTGCGGCCACAGCGGGGCAGAGTTGCTGACGAAGGGGGTCGCCTATCCGCCGAAGCCGTAGAGGGTGCGGCCCTGGCGCTTGAGCGCGTAGACGACGTCCATGGCGGTGACGGTCTTGCGGCGGGCGTGCTCCGTGTAGGTGACGGCGTCGCGGATGAcgttctcgaggaagatcttgagcacgccgcgggtctcctcgtagatgagcCCCGAGATGCGCTTCACGCCGCCCCTCCGAGCGAGGCGCCGgatcgccggcttggtgatgccctGGATGTTGTCGCGGAGCACCTTCCGGTGGCGCTTGGCGCCGCCCTTGCCCAGCCCCTTGCCTCCCTTGCCGCGCCCGGACATGGTCGCTGACGAACTCGCCTTGGTTCGAGTTGAGAGAGCGGATGGAGGTCGAGGAGCGGTGGTGGCTTGCGGTGTTGCGATTTGGGGGGAGCGGGGAGGGGGATTAAAAGGGGCGGGAGGAAGGCGACGCGTGAGCACGGAATTGGGGAGGTCGAGACCGCGATCCGGGTGTGGATGCCGCGGATCCGTGACGTGGCGGGAGGCTTGGCGCGGTAGATTGGCGGGGTGCGCCGCCTGAAAATTCGTGAGGCGCCAGCTCGAAACCTTTCCGCGCGTTGCCCCGCTGTCTGCCTGTCTGTGCGTTTCCTTAGGTGCGAATTCAGTTTCGCTCTGCGGTGCTCGTGCGCGACGGCTCGAAAAATGGAACGGCAACGGAGCGTGTCTAGCAGTGGCTCTTAGCAGCAGATTGTCGATGACATTTTCAGAAAATCACGGTGATTAGATTGGATCAGTGAAGGATTTAATAAAAATCGTTGGTGTCAAGGGGCTCCAAGTAGATACAGAGGATTCAGGCTCTAACCACGGTTCACAAAAAGTGGATCATCATTGGTGCTCTGTTTCTTCCGAGCGATCGTGATCTCCGAGAAACACTAGAGTTTAGAGAAGGAAATGGATGTGAAGTCACACCCTGATGACGGATTAGAAACGAATAAATACACACTGTCAGACATAATTTAAACTTGTAAAGGGCGTACATAAAAACACGGAATTGTCATTTATATGAGAACACGACGACTCTGGTGCTCACTTCACTCTATAACAGTAACCTGGGCTATTGTATTGAGTGCCTTGAAAAGCATGGTTGCTCTACTCTGTACCGGACTGGGATACTACGAATCGGGTAGATGCAGCACCAGAGCTTTTCACTGGACTTGTCGTTTCTGTTCTGCTTCAGTAATCTTTCTGCCCATACTTGATAGAGATTTTTCCATTCTTTTTCATACCAGTGTACATGTATATTTTTAGCTGGAGAGCCAGTTTTTGGTTGTGCTAGTCTTGCAAAATGGGAGGGTCTTTTGTCGTCTAAACTCCTTCTGTGTCCGTCCCTTTAGAGCTTTTGCGATATTATGTCGCCTTCTTGTATCATGTGTTCAGTTTCATAAAAGAAACATCTTGAATCCAGAGGAAATGGTGCAAATAAATCCAGAGGAAATGGTGCTCTTGGATTTAACTAAACGATAACCTGATTTGCCCTGCCAATCTGTTCATCTGTACTGCGGGTCAAGGATCGATGACAGATCAAACTAAAGAAAAGTATCTGAAATGTGCCACGTCGCTACGTAAAAAAAGAGAGGAACGCAGACAAGGGATGCAGGTTTCAGTTCGAACGGATGCCAACATCTTCATTACATAATTTCATGATTCAGTTAACCATACAGAGGAAATGGGGAAACAAGGCGGTTTCCATCTGTGATTTCTTGAGCGCAACACTACTAGGAACGGGCGGACTAACACATCGGAATCTGCAGGCGGCGACGAAGACTGACGACCATCTGGCGGGGGCCAGCGGCCTAGCCGCCGAAGCCGTAGAGGGTGCGGCCCTGGCGCTTGAGGGCGTAGACGACGTCCATGGCGGTGACGGTCTTGCGGCGGGCGTGCTCCGTGTAGGTGACGGCGTCGCGGATGAcgttctcgaggaagatcttgagcacgccgcgggtctcctcgtagatgagcCCCGAGATGCGCTTCACGCCGCCCCTCCGAGCGAGCCTCCGGATGGCCGGCTTGGTGATGCCCTGGATGTTGTCGCGCAGCACCTTCCGGTGGCGCTTGGCGCCGCCCTTGCCGAGCCCCTTGCCGCCCTTGCCGCGCCCGGACATGGTCGCTGACGATCCTCTTGGAGCTGCTGCGCGAGTGGGATTGGGGGAGGAGTGGTGATGAGTGCTGTGATTTGCGAGAAGGGGGAAGGGGATTTTAAAGAAGGCGAGGGGTGGGAGGAGGCATGTGCCTGCCGTTCGATTCGGATGGATCGGACGGTCAAGACGGCGATCCAGGGGAGAGTTGCCGCGGATCGATGACCTGGCAGGCGGTGCCGATCGGTGTGTGGCGCGGTGGGTCGCAAATTTCGTCAGATCAGGCGCCAGCTCCAAATTTTGGGGCTGTTGGGCGACTGGTCGTTGGGGTTGTGCGTTTTCTCCTATTTTTGCGAATTCAAACATTGTTGCGATTTATTATTTAATATGATTTTTGTTGTGATTGCGATCCTTTTTTTAATATGTTTTTGCGACACGGAGCACAGCGTGCCTACAATACAAGTACTCGTACAATAACAGCACCCAAACTTAAGCTTTCAGGTTTtagtcccccgcaaaaaaaaaaaaaaaagctttCAGGTTCTAGTCCACGTGTAGTCTGCGAGCAGTACAGATGATCAATGCCCGAGGCCAGGATCGGTCTCAATACGCCATGGTAATTTTTGAGATGAAGCGTCACATGGGTCAAAGAGAGTGTTGTGTTACTCATATTTCTAGATAGCCGAATAATGTAAGTCACACGTTAGCAAACTTCAGGAGGACGGAGGATCGAACTATGGTATGGATCCATTCCGGCCCTCGTAACATCCCTACTTTGTGTAGGGATGAACTTCTTTGCTCTTGAGTAATATACTCCTTTTACCCCCGCAAAAAAAAGGTTCTACTTTGTGTGCGTCCGCTTCCCTACGCTAGCCGCCGCCACGAGCCAGACGACTAGGAAGGCAATCTTCTTCCATCAATCTCTACCGGCCAGGGTGCTAGACCCCTCTCCCTCCGGACTGCTGCTCCGGTGGAAGGAGGGATGGGGACCCCGTTCCTCCGCTCTGTAGTTAGGGTTTGGATTTATAGGTCGTGGTACACCGTTGGGGTGATGGGAGCAGCGCCCCGGCGAATAAATCTGCCTCAATTCCACTCCCACCCCGGCGGTGTCCTTCATGGCGgcgtctcggagttgatggcatcgtgtGTTTGTCGGTCCTTCAGATCGGCAACGCtagggttcatggatggtgtcggcaaggcggcggcgattccatcaggtgtgtctctccttctgctctgtACCTGTTGTTGTGGCGGTGTCTCCGACGTCATGGTGGAGTAGGGAGGTTTTGTCGTCCAGGAATATGCGCAGATGGTTGTCTATGCAAGTGACGGTTGGAAGATGGTGCATCTTGCTCAGGTGAAGAGGTGATATGTCTCCTTTTCCTTAATGAAAAGGGGTAGGTGTTGTTTTTTTTGCATAGGATTGTCCTATCTTTTCAGTCCTGTAATGTCGGGTTTACGTGGCTTGTAACTAAATTTTTATTTTattaatgagacacgtattaccatgcaaaaaggcTCTAATTCGCGTGTAGTTTATCAAATAGGATACATTGATCTTAAAGAATATCTCTACTGCAACTTCGTTTCCTTTCATATTCAAATGGGTTTGATGTACTACAAGTCTACAACAAACTCTAGACGTTTTcacaaaaagagaagaagaaattaAGCACATTAAGAAGCGAAAAAAATGACCCACTTGAGGAGAAACCCTACAAAACTAAGAGCATGTTCGAATGTCCTCCAGCTCCACTAACTCCGAGCATATAGTCGGGCCTAACGCACTGCTTCAAGGAGACAGCTTTTGACAAACTATGTTGGGTTGTAATTTGAAGCAGTTACATAAGCTATGAAAATGCAGCTTCAAAACATTCTTGAAAACACGAAGGTGCAATTTacaagttagagcatctccaacagccgcgctaagcgccgcgcgcaaaaaacctgtttACCGCGCGCGTTGCGG
The sequence above is a segment of the Triticum dicoccoides isolate Atlit2015 ecotype Zavitan chromosome 1A, WEW_v2.0, whole genome shotgun sequence genome. Coding sequences within it:
- the LOC119354027 gene encoding uncharacterized protein LOC119354027; its protein translation is MSGRGKGGKGLGKGGAKRHRKVLRDNIQGITKPAIRRLARRGGVKRISGLIYEETRGVLKIFLENVIRDAVTYTEHARRKTVTAMDVVYALKRQGRTLYGFGGADSGATRGKVSSWRLTNFQAAHPANLPRQASRHVTDPRHPHPDRGLDLPNSVLTRRLPPAPFNPPPRSPQIATPQATTAPRPPSALSTRTKASSSATMSGRGKGGKGLGKGGAKRHRKVLRDNIQGITKPAIRRLARRGGVKRISGLIYEETRGVLKIFLENVIRDAVTYTEHARRKTVTAMDVVYALKRQGRTLYGFGG